One stretch of Rhipicephalus sanguineus isolate Rsan-2018 chromosome 10, BIME_Rsan_1.4, whole genome shotgun sequence DNA includes these proteins:
- the LOC119406735 gene encoding protein krueppel-like, which translates to MKTKLISNTLPESVGSGDCWKGSDAILLGVYRGGSRSSSRAAVPQNVRRFHCSFCNYSTIYKQTLQRHHRTHTGERPFECEFCLKTFAQKCNMKAHQRLHTGACPYRCQFCQLGFSRRELLTEHLQQEHEMQLAFKCGYCSSGFLTRHELWRHLRSCSPWGAPTPDAIVASVVASVPVTTQPPSSPT; encoded by the exons ATGAAGACAAAGCTCATATCCAACACGCTACCTGAATCTGTGGGAAGTGGAGACTGTTGGAAAGGCAGTGATGCTATTCTGTTGG GTGTGTATCGAGGTGGCAGCCGATCCTCTAGCCGAGCAGCAGTTCCACAGAATGTGCGGCGATTTCACTGTAGTTTCTGCAACTACTCGACCATTTACAAGCAGACACTGCAGCGTCACCACCGCACACATACGGGCGAGCGGCCATTTGAGTGCGAGTTCTGCCTCAAGACGTTTGCCCAGAAGTGCAACATGAAAGCGCACCAGCGTCTGCACACGGGTGCCTGTCCCTACCGGTGCCAGTTCTGCCAACTGGGATTCAGTCGACGCGAGCTCCTCACCGAGCACCTGCAGCAGGAGCACGAAATGCAGCTGGCCTTTAAGTGCGGCTACTGCTCCAGTGGCTTCCTCACTCGTCACGAGCTTTGGCGACATCTGCGCTCCTGTTCCCCCTGGGGGGCACCAACGCCAGATGCCATTGTGGCGTCTGTTGTAGCATCTGTGCCTGTGACAACACAGCCACCCTCGTCACCAACCTGA